A single genomic interval of Flavobacteriales bacterium harbors:
- the paaZ gene encoding phenylacetic acid degradation bifunctional protein PaaZ: MSTQLQNYIAGQWVAGTGPQAELVDASTGELVATTSSGGLDFAAMLHYARTVGGPKLRKMTFPERGRMLKALALYLMERKEKYYTISYRTGATKADSWVDIEGGIGNLFANASLRRTLGNMPFYVDGEAIKTSKTGSFIGHHIMVPKEGVAVHINAFNFPIWGMLEKCAVNWMAGVPAVVKPATVTSYLTEAMVKDIIASGILPEGALQLIVGSAGDLLDHVMHQDVVTFTGSASTGRMLKRHDRLIDESVPFNMEADSLNAIVLGPDAVPGTEEYELFIKEVGREITLKCGQRCTGARRILVPQNLIEDVQIALGKRLGGTVIGDPRTEGVRMGALAGKAQREEVKRALAELLKASQVVYGDPDSVNVTGADVAKGAFMSPILLLNADPWKNQQSHNVEAFGPVSTLMPYTDLDDAVALTKLGKGSLVATIATYDDRTAQQFVWGAASHHGRMLVLNREMAKENTGHGSPLATLVHGGPGRAGGGEEMGGKRGVLHYLQRTAIQGSPTTITALTQQYQQGARYHISEKHPFRLHFEELNIGDTLLSEKHLVTLQNIEDFAALSGDRFYAHMDANSLEGTPFTGRVAHGYFILSRAAGLFVDPPKGPVLLNYGIEECRFLKPVYPGSTIQVKFTCREKLDQEKRPKTEDSPKGADVARGIVKWLVDVVDETGETVALATILTMVKKLDQS; this comes from the coding sequence ATGAGCACCCAGTTACAGAACTACATCGCCGGCCAATGGGTCGCCGGCACCGGCCCGCAAGCCGAGCTCGTTGACGCCTCCACCGGCGAGCTCGTCGCCACCACCTCCTCCGGCGGCCTCGACTTCGCCGCCATGCTCCACTACGCCCGCACCGTGGGCGGACCCAAGCTCCGGAAGATGACCTTCCCCGAGCGCGGACGCATGCTCAAGGCCCTGGCCCTGTACCTGATGGAGCGCAAGGAGAAGTACTACACCATCAGCTACCGCACCGGCGCCACCAAGGCCGACAGCTGGGTGGATATCGAAGGCGGCATCGGCAACCTCTTCGCCAACGCCAGTTTGCGCCGCACCCTGGGCAACATGCCCTTCTACGTGGACGGCGAGGCCATCAAGACCAGCAAGACCGGCAGCTTCATCGGCCACCACATCATGGTGCCCAAGGAGGGCGTGGCCGTACACATCAACGCCTTCAACTTCCCCATCTGGGGCATGCTGGAGAAGTGCGCCGTCAACTGGATGGCCGGCGTGCCCGCCGTGGTGAAGCCCGCCACCGTCACCAGCTACCTCACCGAGGCCATGGTGAAGGACATCATCGCCAGCGGCATCCTGCCCGAGGGCGCCCTGCAGCTGATCGTGGGCAGCGCGGGTGATCTGCTCGATCACGTGATGCACCAGGACGTGGTCACCTTCACCGGCAGCGCCAGCACCGGCCGCATGCTCAAGCGCCACGACCGCCTCATCGACGAGAGCGTGCCCTTCAACATGGAGGCCGACAGCCTCAACGCCATCGTGCTCGGCCCCGACGCCGTGCCGGGCACCGAGGAGTACGAGCTCTTCATCAAGGAGGTGGGCCGCGAGATCACCCTCAAGTGCGGGCAGCGCTGCACCGGCGCGCGCCGCATCCTGGTGCCGCAGAACCTCATCGAGGACGTGCAGATCGCCCTGGGCAAACGCCTGGGCGGCACCGTGATCGGCGACCCGCGCACCGAGGGGGTACGCATGGGCGCGCTGGCGGGCAAGGCGCAGCGCGAGGAAGTGAAGCGCGCGCTGGCCGAGCTGCTCAAGGCCTCGCAGGTGGTGTACGGCGACCCCGACAGCGTGAACGTCACCGGGGCCGATGTGGCGAAGGGCGCCTTCATGAGCCCCATCCTGCTGCTCAATGCCGATCCCTGGAAGAACCAGCAGAGCCACAACGTGGAGGCCTTTGGTCCGGTGAGCACATTGATGCCCTACACCGACCTGGACGATGCCGTGGCCCTCACCAAGCTCGGCAAGGGCTCCTTGGTGGCCACCATCGCCACTTACGATGACAGGACCGCCCAGCAGTTCGTGTGGGGCGCCGCCAGCCACCACGGCCGCATGCTGGTGCTGAACCGCGAGATGGCCAAGGAGAACACCGGCCACGGCAGTCCGCTGGCCACGCTCGTACACGGCGGTCCCGGCCGCGCGGGCGGCGGCGAGGAGATGGGCGGCAAGCGCGGCGTGCTCCACTACCTGCAGCGCACCGCCATCCAGGGCAGCCCCACCACCATCACCGCCCTCACCCAGCAGTACCAGCAGGGCGCGCGCTACCACATCAGCGAAAAGCACCCCTTCCGCCTGCACTTCGAGGAGCTGAACATCGGCGACACGCTGCTCAGCGAGAAACACCTGGTGACGCTGCAGAACATCGAGGACTTCGCCGCGCTCAGCGGCGACCGCTTCTACGCGCACATGGACGCCAACAGCCTCGAGGGCACCCCCTTCACCGGCCGCGTGGCGCATGGCTACTTCATCCTCAGCCGAGCGGCGGGCCTCTTCGTGGATCCGCCAAAAGGCCCCGTGCTGCTCAACTACGGCATCGAGGAGTGCAGGTTCCTGAAGCCGGTGTACCCTGGCTCCACCATCCAGGTGAAGTTCACATGCCGCGAGAAATTGGATCAGGAGAAACGGCCGAAGACGGAGGATTCACCCAAGGGGGCGGATGTGGCGCGGGGGATAGTCAAATGGCTTGTAGACGTGGTGGATGAGACGGGCGAGACCGTGGCCCTGGCGACGATCTTAACGATGGTGAAGAAGCTCGACCAGAGTTAG
- a CDS encoding type II toxin-antitoxin system RelE/ParE family toxin, translating to MIVRFHPAALQEMREAEWYIEERRPGWGAKFRAEVAEVIRFVLERAHAHEGSRHGGTGSMKVRRFPYRVYYRILPDELRIRAVYHGKRKPAGWSGRKF from the coding sequence ATGATCGTACGCTTCCATCCAGCGGCGCTTCAAGAGATGCGCGAAGCCGAATGGTACATCGAGGAGCGCCGACCAGGGTGGGGGGCGAAGTTCAGAGCAGAGGTGGCGGAGGTGATCCGCTTTGTGCTGGAAAGGGCGCATGCGCATGAGGGATCCCGCCATGGGGGCACCGGGTCCATGAAGGTCCGGCGTTTTCCATACCGGGTGTATTACCGGATCCTGCCCGATGAACTGAGGATACGGGCGGTATACCACGGCAAGCGCAAGCCAGCCGGGTGGTCTGGGCGCAAGTTCTAG
- a CDS encoding MarR family transcriptional regulator, with translation MPTKFAEAIRQQKFGSATQKAVLNVQYTANWFRDMQRGVFKDLPIEPQHFNVLRILKGRHPHPVCPGDIKAVMLDKAPDVTRLVDKLVDLGWVVREVGAGDRRRVDIGLTPKGLEQLNAITDLVKEQSRTLKGRLTDAEAELLSDLLDKLRG, from the coding sequence ATGCCCACCAAGTTCGCCGAAGCCATCCGCCAGCAGAAGTTCGGCAGCGCCACGCAGAAGGCGGTGCTGAACGTGCAGTACACGGCGAACTGGTTCCGCGACATGCAGCGCGGCGTGTTCAAGGACCTGCCCATCGAGCCGCAGCACTTCAACGTGCTCCGCATCCTGAAGGGGCGCCACCCCCACCCCGTTTGCCCCGGCGACATCAAGGCAGTGATGTTGGACAAGGCGCCGGACGTGACGCGGCTGGTGGACAAGCTGGTGGACCTCGGCTGGGTGGTGCGTGAGGTGGGCGCGGGCGACCGCCGGCGCGTGGACATCGGGCTTACCCCCAAAGGCCTTGAACAGCTCAATGCCATCACCGACCTGGTGAAGGAGCAGTCCAGAACGCTGAAAGGGCGACTGACCGATGCGGAGGCCGAACTGCTGAGCGACCTGCTGGACAAGCTCCGCGGATGA
- a CDS encoding addiction module protein, producing the protein MDIKTFKLELLERIALIDDEERLLALKRVLDSPRGYGISNERMSVMKEGEAGFIPKGQQAFSLDEVRAIVDAVREEFEFDLDAELSPEEVAELEKRDREMDSGRVKGYTWEEVQRLLDGDRQKQRGAR; encoded by the coding sequence ATGGACATCAAGACCTTCAAGCTCGAACTCTTGGAGCGCATCGCGCTGATCGATGATGAGGAGCGGCTGCTGGCCTTGAAGCGCGTGCTGGACAGCCCGCGCGGCTACGGCATTTCCAATGAGAGGATGAGCGTGATGAAGGAAGGTGAAGCCGGGTTCATACCGAAAGGGCAGCAGGCCTTCTCCCTGGACGAGGTCCGGGCCATCGTGGATGCGGTGCGCGAGGAATTCGAATTCGACCTGGACGCTGAACTTTCACCGGAAGAGGTGGCCGAACTGGAGAAGCGCGACCGTGAGATGGACAGTGGCCGGGTGAAGGGATACACTTGGGAGGAGGTGCAGCGCCTGCTGGATGGCGATCGCCAGAAGCAGCGGGGAGCGCGATGA
- a CDS encoding pirin family protein, whose translation MHKPLREHVPLAFKPAFPGLRGVDIMAHRYGIEPFLVLTEFHMERPVFGPHPHAGISVMTYMLPDSAGSFLNRDSQGDRSVIEPGGAHVTQAGSGIHHDEFPTVPGVDCHGFQIWIDHAADDRTVAPRAMHAFAQGIPEVRTAQHRVRVVAGSFDGQRSPFDLVTPVTLLHVQLHANQAITLPAETMAFVYALSGAGTTLEKPLLPQTLVTYAEGGDVVQVSAGAEGVEFLFATGTPHREPIVYGGPFVMSSEEQMHQARLRLGRGEMGELGPERP comes from the coding sequence ATGCACAAGCCCCTCCGTGAACACGTCCCCCTGGCCTTCAAACCGGCCTTCCCCGGCCTGCGCGGGGTGGACATCATGGCCCACCGCTACGGCATCGAGCCCTTCCTGGTGCTCACCGAGTTCCACATGGAGCGCCCTGTCTTCGGGCCACACCCGCACGCTGGCATCTCGGTGATGACCTACATGCTGCCCGACAGCGCCGGTTCCTTCCTGAACCGCGACAGCCAGGGCGACCGCAGCGTGATCGAACCCGGCGGTGCGCATGTGACCCAGGCCGGCAGCGGCATCCACCACGACGAGTTCCCCACCGTGCCCGGCGTGGATTGCCACGGCTTCCAGATCTGGATCGACCATGCTGCCGATGACCGCACGGTAGCACCGCGCGCCATGCATGCCTTCGCCCAGGGCATCCCTGAAGTGCGGACAGCGCAACACCGGGTGCGCGTGGTGGCCGGGTCCTTCGATGGCCAGCGTTCCCCCTTCGATCTGGTGACACCGGTGACGCTGCTGCACGTGCAGCTTCACGCCAACCAAGCCATCACCCTTCCTGCGGAAACGATGGCCTTCGTGTACGCGCTGAGCGGCGCAGGGACCACGCTGGAGAAGCCCCTGCTGCCCCAGACGCTGGTGACCTACGCGGAGGGCGGCGATGTGGTGCAGGTGAGCGCTGGTGCGGAAGGCGTGGAGTTCCTCTTTGCCACCGGCACTCCCCACCGCGAACCCATCGTGTACGGCGGCCCCTTCGTGATGAGCAGCGAGGAGCAGATGCACCAGGCGCGGCTGCGGTTGGGGCGTGGGGAGATGGGGGAATTGGGGCCGGAGCGTCCGTAG